In the genome of Paenibacillus sp. FSL R5-0766, one region contains:
- a CDS encoding nitrate reductase subunit alpha, translating to MSNKSMPWMGKLKYFAKREKSAEGWSEMSPVNRDWEDIYRRRWQHDKVVRSTHGVNCTGSCSWQIYVKDGIVTWETQATDYPSTGPDMPEFEPRGCPRGASFSWYLYSPLRVKHPYVRGALLDMWRDALQTHGDPVQAWSSIADDPAKVKRYKSVRGKGGLIRASWGEVTQIIAASLIHTIKEYGPDRIIGFSPIPAMSMVSYAAGSRFLSLMGSPLLSFYDWYADLPPASPQIWGDQTDVPESSDWYNSGYILVWGSNLPMTRTPDAHFLAEARYRGTKVVSISPDYAEYVKFADTWMSVKQGTDGALAMAMGHVILKEFYIEKPTDYFMQYAKQYTDFPNLLIVEEKDGIHTAGRFLVGEDLGITGNNMAWKTLVYDENSGTYAMPKGSLGFRWGEEGTWNLKMEQVENGEPIDPRLSMLGVHHDLVTIQLPYFDDEGKHVMKRQIPVRQIWLGDRWITVTAVYDLVLAKYGIEREMTRSADSAEVVTGAEQLSVRVHREDDILNASQVKPFTPAWQEKITGVDQETVVQIAREFAQNAIDTKGRSMIIMGAGINHWYNSDVIYRAIINLILMTGCQGVNGGGWAHYVGQEKLRPAEGWQTIAFARDWTGPARLQNGTSFFYFATDQWRYEETQVGELTSALEGEPRFQHVADYNVMAARMGWLPSYPQFNRNSIDLHQDALQAGATTKEEIGAYVASELENKNLKFSIEQPDDPANFPRVLFVWRANLISSSGKGHEYFLKHLLGATNGLLNDDDHGLRPEHVEWVDEAPEGKLDLMINMDFRMAGTAMYSDIVLPAATWYEKSDLSSTDMHPFVHPFNPAVATQWESRSDWDTFKEIARVFSEMAAQQFDGPQKEIIATPLLHDSPDELAQPYGEIKDWSAGECEAIPGKTMPHIQVVERDYAAVYNKMISLGPVVKDKPIGTKGISWSASEEYEKLKGILGVHRKDGVGQGCPDLSTDRNVAEAILTLSSTTNGKMAVRAWEALEQKTALHLKDLAEERSEECFTFDEITSKPKTVVTSPAFSGSEKGGRRYSPFTTNVERLIPWRTLTGRQQFYIDHAMLREFGETLATFKPVLKHTPFHPNSKRPIEGGKEIVLNYLTPHNKWSIHSMYYDALPMLTLFRGGPTIWMNYEDAEEAGLVDNDWIECFNRNGVVVARAVVTHRIPRGMAFMYHAQDRHINVPGTKISQTRGGTHNSPTRIHVKPTHMIGGYAQLSYGFNYYGPTGNQRDLNVIIRKLQEVDWLED from the coding sequence ATGAGTAACAAAAGCATGCCCTGGATGGGCAAACTCAAATATTTTGCCAAACGTGAAAAAAGTGCGGAGGGCTGGAGTGAGATGTCCCCGGTCAACCGGGATTGGGAAGATATCTACCGCCGCCGCTGGCAGCATGACAAAGTGGTGCGTTCCACACACGGCGTCAATTGTACCGGATCATGCAGCTGGCAGATCTATGTGAAAGACGGCATTGTTACTTGGGAAACGCAGGCTACCGACTATCCTTCAACCGGACCGGATATGCCGGAATTTGAACCACGAGGTTGTCCGCGTGGAGCGAGTTTCTCATGGTATCTGTACAGCCCGCTACGTGTCAAACATCCTTACGTACGTGGTGCGCTGCTGGACATGTGGCGTGATGCGCTTCAGACACATGGTGACCCGGTTCAAGCGTGGTCCAGCATTGCGGATGATCCGGCCAAAGTGAAAAGATACAAATCGGTACGTGGTAAAGGTGGATTAATTCGCGCGTCATGGGGTGAAGTGACACAGATTATTGCCGCTTCGCTAATTCATACGATCAAAGAATATGGACCGGATCGGATTATTGGTTTCTCTCCAATTCCTGCCATGTCGATGGTCAGTTATGCAGCAGGGTCGCGCTTCCTCTCCCTAATGGGATCACCATTGCTCAGCTTCTATGACTGGTATGCGGATCTGCCGCCGGCTTCACCTCAGATCTGGGGCGATCAAACGGATGTGCCGGAGAGCAGTGACTGGTACAACTCGGGATACATTCTGGTATGGGGCTCGAATCTGCCAATGACGCGGACACCGGATGCCCACTTCCTGGCAGAAGCACGTTATCGGGGAACGAAAGTGGTGTCGATCAGCCCGGACTATGCGGAATATGTGAAATTTGCAGACACATGGATGTCGGTAAAACAAGGAACGGACGGCGCTCTGGCGATGGCTATGGGCCATGTCATCCTGAAAGAGTTTTATATTGAAAAGCCTACGGACTATTTCATGCAATATGCCAAACAGTATACGGACTTTCCAAATCTGCTGATTGTGGAAGAAAAGGACGGCATACACACAGCAGGCAGATTTCTCGTTGGGGAAGACCTGGGTATTACGGGCAACAATATGGCATGGAAAACGCTTGTATACGATGAGAACAGTGGAACCTATGCGATGCCAAAAGGAAGTTTGGGATTCCGTTGGGGTGAAGAAGGCACATGGAATCTCAAAATGGAACAGGTGGAGAACGGTGAGCCGATTGATCCAAGACTATCCATGCTCGGAGTCCATCATGATCTCGTAACCATTCAACTGCCGTACTTTGATGATGAGGGAAAACATGTCATGAAGCGGCAGATTCCTGTACGCCAGATCTGGCTGGGGGACAGATGGATTACGGTAACAGCCGTATACGATCTGGTACTTGCCAAATACGGAATTGAACGTGAAATGACACGTTCTGCGGATTCAGCAGAAGTAGTCACTGGTGCGGAGCAGTTGAGTGTACGTGTTCACCGTGAAGACGACATCTTGAATGCATCACAGGTAAAACCATTCACCCCAGCGTGGCAAGAGAAAATCACTGGTGTGGACCAAGAGACTGTAGTACAGATTGCACGTGAGTTTGCACAAAATGCGATCGATACCAAAGGGCGTTCCATGATCATCATGGGAGCCGGTATTAATCACTGGTACAACTCCGACGTCATCTATCGCGCCATCATTAACTTAATACTGATGACAGGCTGTCAGGGTGTGAACGGTGGAGGTTGGGCGCACTATGTTGGTCAAGAAAAACTGCGTCCGGCTGAAGGCTGGCAGACGATTGCCTTTGCTCGTGACTGGACCGGACCTGCACGTCTGCAGAACGGAACATCTTTCTTCTACTTTGCGACAGATCAATGGAGATACGAGGAGACCCAAGTAGGAGAATTGACTTCGGCGCTTGAGGGTGAACCGCGGTTCCAGCATGTGGCTGATTATAATGTGATGGCTGCGCGTATGGGCTGGCTTCCATCTTATCCACAATTCAATCGTAACTCAATTGATCTGCATCAGGATGCACTGCAGGCTGGAGCAACGACGAAGGAAGAGATCGGTGCTTATGTAGCCTCTGAATTGGAGAACAAAAATCTGAAGTTCTCAATCGAGCAACCCGATGATCCAGCGAACTTCCCGCGTGTACTATTTGTCTGGAGAGCGAATCTGATCTCAAGTTCCGGCAAAGGACATGAGTATTTCCTCAAGCATCTGCTCGGTGCAACGAACGGATTGCTGAATGATGACGATCATGGACTGCGCCCGGAGCATGTGGAATGGGTGGATGAAGCACCGGAAGGCAAACTCGACCTGATGATCAATATGGATTTCCGGATGGCAGGTACGGCGATGTATTCCGATATTGTTCTGCCAGCAGCGACCTGGTATGAGAAAAGCGATCTGAGCAGTACGGATATGCATCCGTTCGTTCATCCATTTAATCCGGCTGTAGCCACGCAGTGGGAATCCCGTTCGGACTGGGATACCTTCAAGGAAATTGCACGTGTATTCTCCGAGATGGCTGCGCAGCAATTTGATGGTCCACAGAAGGAGATCATAGCTACACCGCTGTTGCATGATTCACCAGATGAGCTTGCCCAACCGTACGGAGAGATCAAAGACTGGAGCGCGGGAGAATGTGAAGCAATCCCGGGGAAAACGATGCCGCATATTCAGGTCGTGGAACGTGACTATGCTGCCGTATATAACAAAATGATCAGCCTTGGACCTGTGGTGAAGGATAAACCAATCGGTACCAAAGGCATATCCTGGTCTGCCAGTGAAGAGTATGAAAAACTCAAGGGCATCCTGGGCGTGCATCGTAAAGATGGCGTTGGACAAGGATGTCCGGATCTGAGCACAGACCGTAATGTTGCTGAGGCCATTCTGACCTTGTCCAGTACAACGAACGGCAAGATGGCTGTGCGTGCGTGGGAAGCGCTTGAACAGAAAACAGCATTGCATCTGAAAGATTTGGCTGAGGAACGGTCTGAGGAATGTTTTACGTTTGACGAGATCACTTCCAAACCGAAAACGGTCGTTACCTCGCCTGCATTCAGCGGATCGGAAAAAGGCGGACGAAGATATTCGCCATTCACCACCAATGTGGAGCGCCTGATTCCATGGCGTACATTGACGGGCAGACAGCAGTTCTATATTGATCATGCGATGCTCCGCGAGTTCGGAGAGACATTAGCGACATTTAAACCTGTGCTGAAGCATACACCGTTCCATCCAAACAGCAAACGTCCGATCGAAGGGGGAAAGGAGATTGTCCTGAACTACCTGACACCGCATAATAAGTGGTCGATCCACAGTATGTACTATGATGCGCTGCCGATGCTGACGTTGTTCCGAGGTGGCCCGACAATCTGGATGAACTACGAAGATGCAGAAGAAGCCGGACTGGTTGACAACGACTGGATCGAATGTTTCAACCGTAACGGAGTAGTCGTTGCCCGAGCCGTAGTGACCCACCGTATTCCTCGCGGCATGGCATTCATGTATCACGCTCAGGACCGTCATATTAACGTTCCGGGCACCAAAATATCACAGACACGTGGGGGGACGCATAACAGTCCGACACGTATTCATGTGAAGCCCACCCATATGATCGGTGGTTATGCCCAGTTAAGTTATGGCTTCAACTACTATGGTCCGACAGGCAATCAGCGTGACCTCAATGTCATCATAAGAAAACTGCAGGAGGTGGATTGGCTTGAAGATTAA
- the narI gene encoding respiratory nitrate reductase subunit gamma, which produces MSTLELLLWGALPYMVIVFCITATIWRYVTNPFSWTSKSSEMLEKRMLKWGSLLFHIGIFAVICGHIAGLLVPVEFYRWIGLSDEGYHLMAIAGGLPAGIIALAGAVILLVRRYVARRVRATSSIGDWMALAMLIIVIVTGILATSANAVNHTGFDYRTTINPWLRGLIVFQPDPVLMQNVPMNFKVHILLTFVLYCVFPFTRLVHMLSMPLGYLKRSYVLYRRRDGAVYPNQEQKKERAM; this is translated from the coding sequence GTGAGTACACTGGAACTGTTGTTATGGGGCGCTCTTCCCTATATGGTCATTGTTTTCTGTATTACGGCGACAATCTGGCGTTATGTGACGAATCCTTTCAGTTGGACGTCCAAGTCCAGTGAGATGTTGGAGAAACGCATGCTAAAATGGGGCAGTTTACTCTTCCATATTGGGATATTCGCTGTAATCTGTGGACATATTGCCGGTTTGCTTGTTCCAGTGGAGTTCTATCGCTGGATTGGACTGAGTGATGAAGGATATCACTTGATGGCTATCGCAGGAGGACTGCCTGCGGGGATCATTGCATTGGCAGGTGCTGTCATTTTGCTGGTTCGCCGTTATGTTGCTCGCAGAGTGCGGGCGACAAGCAGCATCGGGGATTGGATGGCACTTGCCATGTTGATCATAGTCATTGTCACCGGAATACTGGCGACCTCGGCTAATGCGGTGAATCACACAGGTTTTGACTATCGAACAACGATTAATCCGTGGTTGCGCGGTCTGATCGTATTCCAGCCTGATCCCGTTCTGATGCAGAATGTACCGATGAACTTCAAAGTACACATTCTGCTTACCTTTGTACTGTACTGCGTGTTTCCATTTACACGTCTGGTTCACATGTTGAGTATGCCACTGGGTTATCTGAAACGCAGTTATGTGCTGTATCGCAGAAGAGATGGTGCTGTGTATCCGAATCAGGAACAAAAAAAGGAAAGGGCGATGTAG
- the narH gene encoding nitrate reductase subunit beta, whose amino-acid sequence MKIKAQVSMVMNLDKCIGCHTCSVTCKNTWTNRPGAEYMYWNNVETKPGVGYPKQWEDQERYRGGWEMKNGKLELKSGTRARRLLNIFHNPDQPTIDDYYEPWTYEYEKLTNSPEKKHQPVARPKSQITGEYMNLEWGPNWEDDLAGAHVTGMEDPNMKGVEDSIKMDFEQVFMMYLPRICEHCLNPACVSSCPSGAMYKREEDGIVLVDQNACRAWRFCVSSCPYKKVYFNWQTNKAEKCTLCFPRIEAGLPTICSETCVGRIRYIGLMLYDADRVEAAASVENDQDLYESQMDIFLDPNDPEVIREAREAGIPEDWIIAAQQSPIYKMVIDWKIALPLHPEYRTMPMVWYIPPLSPITNRVEGQGSSLEANDIFPAIDNMRIPVEYLANLLTAGDTDRIREVLRKMAVMRIHMRNQQTGKTSESALLERVGMDAQEVEDMYRLLAIAKYNDRFVIPPAHREEVEDLFSEQGSCGLDFAGGPGSCGVF is encoded by the coding sequence TTGAAGATTAAAGCACAAGTCAGTATGGTCATGAATCTGGACAAATGCATAGGGTGTCATACATGTAGTGTTACGTGCAAAAACACCTGGACCAATCGTCCAGGTGCAGAATATATGTACTGGAACAATGTAGAGACCAAACCAGGGGTGGGTTATCCGAAACAATGGGAGGACCAGGAGCGTTATCGCGGTGGCTGGGAGATGAAGAATGGCAAACTGGAATTGAAGTCCGGCACACGGGCAAGACGCTTGCTTAACATTTTCCATAACCCGGATCAGCCTACCATTGATGATTATTACGAGCCATGGACCTACGAGTATGAGAAACTGACGAACAGCCCGGAGAAAAAACATCAGCCTGTAGCAAGACCGAAATCCCAGATTACCGGTGAATATATGAATCTGGAGTGGGGACCTAACTGGGAGGATGATCTGGCAGGTGCCCATGTAACCGGGATGGAAGACCCCAACATGAAGGGTGTCGAGGATTCGATCAAGATGGATTTTGAACAGGTATTTATGATGTATCTGCCACGGATCTGTGAACATTGCCTTAACCCAGCCTGTGTGTCCTCCTGTCCTTCCGGAGCGATGTACAAACGGGAAGAAGACGGGATTGTACTGGTTGACCAAAATGCATGCCGCGCATGGAGATTCTGTGTTTCGAGCTGTCCGTACAAAAAGGTCTATTTCAATTGGCAGACAAACAAAGCCGAGAAATGTACGCTATGTTTCCCGCGGATTGAAGCGGGTCTGCCAACGATCTGTTCCGAAACCTGTGTGGGACGTATCCGCTATATCGGCCTGATGCTGTATGATGCAGACCGTGTTGAAGCTGCTGCTTCCGTTGAAAATGACCAGGATCTCTATGAATCCCAGATGGATATTTTCCTTGATCCGAATGACCCTGAGGTGATTCGCGAAGCGCGTGAGGCAGGAATTCCCGAGGATTGGATTATTGCAGCGCAGCAGTCCCCTATTTATAAAATGGTTATCGACTGGAAAATTGCGCTCCCGCTTCACCCTGAATACCGTACCATGCCAATGGTATGGTACATTCCACCGCTTAGCCCGATTACCAATCGGGTAGAGGGACAGGGAAGTTCACTGGAGGCTAATGATATTTTCCCTGCGATTGATAACATGCGTATTCCGGTGGAGTATCTTGCCAATCTGCTTACAGCAGGAGATACGGATCGAATTCGTGAGGTCCTGCGGAAGATGGCCGTTATGCGCATTCACATGCGTAATCAGCAGACGGGTAAGACCAGTGAATCGGCATTGTTGGAAAGAGTAGGCATGGATGCGCAGGAAGTGGAGGACATGTACCGACTGCTCGCGATTGCGAAGTATAATGATCGTTTTGTCATCCCGCCAGCCCACCGTGAGGAAGTGGAAGATCTCTTCAGCGAACAGGGCAGCTGCGGACTTGATTTTGCAGGTGGTCCTGGTTCTTGTGGGGTATTTTGA
- the narJ gene encoding nitrate reductase molybdenum cofactor assembly chaperone, with protein sequence MGKETMTTMTIEPNEGTGQALVYDSNTRRMVCKLISYLLQYPDTAWREGLQGVKEAIQSISDEMVNQILLTFVDEAQAVSSIEWQDAYVRTFDFDKKCNLYLTYALHGDERDRGPALIELKRRYEAAGFYMEVSELPDYLPMVLEFVAEAPEEDALGVLSSCHKALVTMSESITGQNSPYGPLLSLMLQVIPEPPAPDVPEQEETVNQQPADLMQIAAQMRRGNR encoded by the coding sequence ATGGGAAAGGAGACAATGACAACGATGACGATCGAACCCAATGAGGGAACAGGTCAGGCTCTGGTTTACGATTCGAATACGAGAAGAATGGTCTGTAAACTGATCTCCTACCTGTTGCAATATCCGGATACAGCATGGAGAGAAGGACTGCAAGGAGTGAAGGAAGCTATACAGTCCATTTCCGATGAGATGGTGAACCAGATCTTGCTGACATTTGTAGATGAAGCACAGGCGGTAAGCTCGATTGAGTGGCAGGATGCCTATGTTCGTACATTCGATTTTGATAAAAAGTGTAACCTCTATCTCACGTATGCTCTTCATGGCGATGAACGGGATCGGGGCCCGGCTCTGATTGAATTGAAACGCAGATATGAAGCTGCGGGATTTTATATGGAAGTGAGTGAGTTGCCGGACTATTTGCCTATGGTGCTTGAATTTGTAGCTGAGGCTCCCGAGGAAGATGCCTTAGGGGTGCTCTCCAGTTGCCATAAGGCGTTGGTCACAATGAGCGAAAGCATTACGGGACAGAACAGCCCATATGGACCATTGCTCAGTCTGATGTTACAGGTCATTCCTGAGCCTCCTGCCCCTGATGTGCCAGAACAAGAAGAGACAGTTAACCAACAACCTGCAGATCTTATGCAGATCGCTGCCCAGATGAGGAGGGGGAATCGGTGA
- a CDS encoding nitrate/nitrite transporter, translated as MQHKGKVQLPLQTASLVLGFMVWVILSSLMPFIKEDIALTSSQLAWATAIPVLIGSIARIPIGYWTNRYGARNIFMISFVLLLAPVWWISRATSFSDLVIGGLFLGIGGAVFSVGVTSLPKYYPKERHGFVNGIYGIGNLGTALSAFGAPLIADRMGWSTTVLLYSILLLGMAALNFVLGDKQEVRVNAPLMQQLKAISRNNKLWLLCLFYFLTFGSFVAFTVYLPNFMVSHFQMDKVDAGIRTAGFILVATIMRPVGGWLGDRFNPFKILMFVFGGLTIAAIVLSFAPSFYIYTIGCLTVALCAGTGNGTIFKLVPMYFVKQPGVANGMISAMGGLGGFFPPLMLTLLYSMTGHYAIGFMALSQIALVSLVLVIWMFYQEKLQLSASILESTIEAILITDTNSVITSVNPAFTAVTGYSAEEAVGQKPSLLKSGKQDKRFYDQLWLELREKGYWQGEIWNRKKNGEIYQEWLSITAIRNEAGDVKYYAGMFSDMGRPELTIA; from the coding sequence ATGCAACATAAAGGAAAGGTTCAACTGCCCTTGCAAACGGCAAGTCTGGTTCTGGGTTTCATGGTATGGGTTATCCTGTCATCTCTGATGCCATTTATTAAAGAAGATATTGCGCTTACGTCTTCCCAGCTTGCGTGGGCGACAGCGATTCCCGTATTGATCGGATCGATTGCCCGTATTCCGATTGGTTATTGGACGAATCGATATGGAGCACGCAATATTTTCATGATCAGCTTTGTCCTGCTGCTGGCTCCGGTATGGTGGATTAGCCGTGCGACGTCGTTCAGTGATCTGGTGATTGGTGGATTGTTCCTCGGTATTGGGGGAGCTGTCTTCTCCGTCGGTGTAACTTCACTGCCCAAATATTATCCGAAAGAGCGACATGGATTTGTTAACGGGATCTACGGAATTGGTAACCTGGGTACAGCACTGTCTGCATTCGGAGCCCCGCTGATCGCTGATCGTATGGGATGGTCTACGACGGTTCTGCTCTACAGTATTTTGCTATTAGGGATGGCGGCGCTGAATTTCGTTCTGGGTGACAAACAGGAAGTACGAGTTAACGCTCCTTTAATGCAGCAACTGAAGGCCATATCACGCAACAATAAACTATGGTTGCTCTGCTTGTTTTATTTTCTGACATTTGGCTCGTTCGTGGCATTTACGGTGTACTTGCCGAATTTCATGGTTAGTCACTTTCAGATGGATAAAGTCGATGCAGGTATTCGTACAGCGGGATTCATTCTCGTTGCAACCATTATGAGGCCCGTGGGAGGTTGGCTTGGAGATCGATTTAATCCATTCAAAATATTAATGTTTGTGTTCGGCGGATTAACGATCGCAGCGATTGTATTATCCTTCGCGCCATCATTCTATATCTACACGATTGGATGTCTGACTGTGGCATTATGCGCAGGGACAGGTAACGGAACCATTTTCAAATTAGTGCCAATGTATTTCGTCAAACAACCAGGTGTAGCGAATGGAATGATCTCCGCTATGGGGGGACTGGGTGGATTCTTCCCTCCGTTGATGTTGACTTTGTTGTACAGCATGACCGGTCATTATGCCATTGGTTTCATGGCTTTGTCTCAGATTGCGTTGGTCAGTCTTGTACTTGTGATCTGGATGTTCTACCAGGAGAAACTCCAGTTATCTGCGAGCATTCTGGAGAGTACCATTGAAGCTATTCTGATCACAGATACGAACAGCGTTATTACATCCGTGAACCCGGCCTTTACTGCGGTCACTGGTTATAGTGCTGAAGAGGCGGTTGGACAGAAGCCAAGCCTGCTGAAATCCGGTAAACAGGACAAACGTTTCTATGACCAATTATGGCTGGAATTACGTGAAAAAGGATATTGGCAAGGCGAGATCTGGAATCGGAAGAAAAACGGAGAGATCTATCAGGAATGGCTAAGTATTACGGCAATCCGTAATGAGGCAGGCGATGTCAAATATTATGCGGGCATGTTCAGTGACATGGGCAGGCCAGAGCTCACAATCGCCTGA
- the moaA gene encoding GTP 3',8-cyclase MoaA, with protein sequence MESKLMDPFGRKHDYLRISVTDRCNLRCVYCMPEEGMQFEPTERILSYEEITSIVKALAPLGIRKLRLTGGEPLVRKGLDQLIAMLSAIPGIEDIALTTNGIYLAAYADLLKAAGLTRVNISLDSLKPERFASITRGGKVQRVLDGIKASQKAGFHPIKLNVVLMKGVNDDEVEDFLRMTRDEPIHIRFIEYMPIGESGEGWRSGYMPLEHVLETCGARWEYESCGEIYGNGPADSYRIVGAAGTFGLIHPVSSHFCGNCNRLRLTADGNIKPCLYWSDEFNVRPLVGDDKAVQDLFYKALGAKPETHDMLKALNGQQIDGTPTLRHMSQIGG encoded by the coding sequence ATGGAATCAAAATTAATGGACCCGTTTGGAAGAAAACATGATTACTTAAGAATTTCGGTTACGGATCGTTGTAATCTCCGCTGTGTGTATTGCATGCCAGAGGAAGGAATGCAGTTTGAACCGACAGAACGAATCCTGTCCTATGAAGAAATCACGTCCATCGTTAAGGCGCTTGCTCCATTGGGCATTCGGAAATTGCGTTTAACTGGAGGGGAGCCTCTTGTTCGTAAGGGGCTGGATCAACTGATTGCGATGTTGTCCGCTATTCCAGGAATTGAAGATATCGCATTGACCACCAATGGCATCTATTTGGCAGCTTATGCGGATCTGCTGAAGGCTGCGGGGCTAACACGGGTGAACATAAGCCTGGATTCTTTGAAGCCAGAACGATTCGCAAGCATTACCCGAGGCGGCAAGGTGCAGCGTGTGCTGGACGGCATTAAGGCCAGCCAAAAAGCCGGATTTCATCCGATCAAGCTGAACGTGGTGCTGATGAAAGGCGTGAACGACGATGAAGTGGAAGACTTTCTGAGGATGACCCGGGATGAACCCATTCATATTCGTTTTATCGAGTACATGCCTATTGGTGAAAGTGGAGAAGGTTGGAGATCTGGGTATATGCCCCTCGAACATGTGCTGGAAACATGCGGAGCACGATGGGAGTACGAAAGCTGTGGAGAGATTTATGGGAATGGACCAGCAGATAGTTATCGCATTGTGGGAGCTGCCGGAACCTTTGGTCTGATTCACCCGGTGAGCAGCCATTTCTGCGGAAATTGCAATCGGCTTAGGCTGACAGCAGACGGAAATATCAAACCTTGTCTCTACTGGTCAGATGAGTTCAATGTTCGTCCACTCGTAGGTGATGACAAGGCGGTGCAGGATTTATTTTACAAGGCGCTCGGAGCCAAACCCGAGACACATGACATGTTAAAAGCCTTAAATGGGCAACAGATTGACGGCACACCAACGCTGCGACATATGTCGCAAATCGGAGGTTAG
- a CDS encoding DUF2249 domain-containing protein has protein sequence MNTYAATINATEYPPHLKHKVIFETFDQLQPQESMLLINDHDPKPLRFQFQSTHPDGFNWEYIEQGPTTFQVKISKL, from the coding sequence ATGAACACATACGCAGCAACCATTAATGCCACGGAGTATCCACCGCATTTGAAACATAAAGTTATTTTCGAAACGTTTGATCAGTTGCAACCACAGGAATCCATGCTGCTCATCAATGATCACGATCCAAAGCCACTTCGATTCCAGTTCCAGTCCACACATCCTGATGGCTTCAACTGGGAGTATATTGAGCAGGGCCCTACAACCTTCCAGGTCAAGATCAGCAAACTATAG
- a CDS encoding cupin domain-containing protein, with amino-acid sequence MMTITSLQEVKTFSEDRFTKRVLFQQGGGVTFVLHFLPGQQLPVHKHPGTDVILLVVEGTGTLILDGKEQAVKQEDVIHCGGEVEFAFHNTGDQEVRLFVVLNKVPSASYAKDI; translated from the coding sequence ATGATGACTATTACATCATTGCAAGAAGTCAAAACATTCAGTGAGGACCGTTTCACGAAACGGGTTTTATTCCAACAGGGTGGTGGAGTGACCTTTGTACTTCATTTTCTGCCAGGACAGCAGCTTCCCGTTCATAAACATCCGGGCACAGACGTTATTTTGCTGGTGGTCGAAGGCACAGGTACACTTATTCTGGATGGAAAAGAACAAGCGGTGAAACAAGAGGATGTGATTCATTGCGGCGGTGAAGTAGAGTTCGCATTCCATAATACAGGAGATCAGGAGGTTCGTTTGTTCGTGGTGTTAAATAAAGTACCATCAGCATCGTATGCAAAGGACATCTAA
- a CDS encoding DUF2249 domain-containing protein, whose product MSPSDVHIVELDVRTHLSKKLEPFQLIMDTVKSLQHEDVFVLHAPFKPTPLLGILKMKGYSSTSERRSSDHWVTTFVHKKNKTGAKVISAMVLSGSEVNSEPDSDEESASCKGHPEEQVVAIANIETPQAPKVILDNRGLEPPQPMMRTLAALERCKPGEVVLIHNDRVPVFLIEELNNLGCTYTVEDQADGTAKVRIEKG is encoded by the coding sequence ATGTCTCCATCTGATGTCCATATTGTTGAATTGGATGTACGCACTCATCTGAGTAAAAAGTTGGAGCCGTTTCAGCTGATCATGGACACGGTCAAAAGCCTTCAGCATGAAGATGTCTTTGTACTACATGCTCCATTCAAGCCGACGCCTCTGCTCGGTATTCTCAAGATGAAAGGGTATTCCAGCACATCTGAACGCAGGAGTTCAGATCACTGGGTTACCACGTTTGTGCACAAAAAAAATAAAACCGGTGCAAAGGTAATTTCTGCAATGGTTTTATCTGGATCAGAAGTTAATTCGGAACCCGATTCAGATGAAGAATCAGCTTCATGCAAAGGACATCCGGAGGAGCAAGTTGTTGCGATTGCAAACATTGAAACTCCACAGGCACCCAAAGTTATATTGGACAATCGCGGATTGGAACCGCCACAGCCCATGATGCGAACACTTGCGGCTCTGGAGCGTTGCAAACCTGGGGAAGTCGTACTGATTCACAATGACCGTGTACCTGTATTCCTGATTGAAGAGTTGAACAATCTCGGTTGCACCTACACGGTTGAAGATCAAGCCGATGGCACAGCCAAAGTGAGAATTGAAAAAGGGTAA
- a CDS encoding metal-sulfur cluster assembly factor, whose amino-acid sequence MMEQTTHLLECLKEVYDPELGVNIVDLGLVYEVREEAERVHVRMTLTTPGCPLHDTIVGAVKWVLQENTNKTDIDVQVVWEPQWSPQLMSNEAKEMLGYF is encoded by the coding sequence ATGATGGAACAAACCACGCATTTGCTAGAATGTCTCAAGGAAGTATATGACCCTGAATTAGGTGTTAATATCGTTGACCTTGGTCTGGTGTATGAAGTAAGGGAAGAAGCTGAACGAGTACATGTACGGATGACGTTAACTACACCAGGTTGTCCGCTGCACGATACCATCGTTGGTGCGGTGAAATGGGTTTTGCAGGAAAATACAAATAAGACCGATATTGATGTTCAAGTCGTGTGGGAGCCACAGTGGTCTCCACAGCTGATGTCGAATGAAGCCAAGGAAATGCTGGGATACTTCTAG